In Onychostoma macrolepis isolate SWU-2019 chromosome 04, ASM1243209v1, whole genome shotgun sequence, one DNA window encodes the following:
- the nopchap1 gene encoding uncharacterized protein C12orf45 homolog has translation MAQTQNNIKKTSSTDLLACGNGKGIHEKLLLNSKSASVQTERVPRSSVLDRLQSFLPQIAQANESLRQQIDEAPAGFFDIESVEDTEKIIEMDVALVELEDSDSSEEDESSSSSSSEEDSSEDEVQTVTAKTLKLPGDRKRKANIQVMEKEGE, from the exons ATGgctcaaacacaaaacaatatcAAGAAAACCTCTTCTACAGATTTATTGGCCTGTGGCAACGGAAAAG GAATCCATGAGAAGCTTCTgctgaactctaaaagtgcttcAGTGCAGACAGAAAGGGTCCCCAGAAGTAGTG TCTTGGACAGACTGCAAAGTTTCCTTCCCCAAATCGCCCAAGCTAATGAGTCTCTAAGACAACAGATAGACGAGGCTCCTGCTGGTTTCTTTGACATTGAGAGTGTGGAGGACACAGAGAAAATCATTGAGATG GACGTGGCTCTGGTTGAACTGGAGGATTCAGACAGCAGTGAAGAGGATGAGTCGTCGTCATCGTCGTCATCAGAGGAAGACAGCTCAGAGGACGAGGTGCAAACTGTCACTGCAAAGACACTCAAACTTCCAggtgacagaaagagaaaggcCAACATCCAGGTGATGGAGAAAGAGGGCGAGTAA